The following proteins are co-located in the Leishmania major strain Friedlin complete genome, chromosome 30 genome:
- a CDS encoding putative leucine-rich repeat protein, giving the protein MACRTLTELSLAFNLLGDEGGRIAAEILGSHPSLRTLDLSDNHIGDLGAVAIAEAFILSSASRIESLNLSVNHMGDVGFAAIAEALTKTNNKHLTALDLACNDAVTDAAREALMRAVPHMRYVYSLDLTSCNLSDDNAKALTEAIRSSRTSVGTVEWYNNPRIKLPTEKALHEAIEAKAAARCSLKGDSPVVLYAGVALTAAMVISSIIMRRRQNS; this is encoded by the coding sequence ATGGCCTGCCGCACCCTCACGGAGCTCTCACTGGCCTTCAACTTGTTGGGCGATGAGGGGGGGCGCATAGCTGCGGAGATACTCGGCAGCCACCCGAGCCTTAGGACCCTCGACCTCAGCGATAACCACATCGGTGATCTTGGCGCAGTAGCTATCGCTGAAGCTTTTATACTCTCCAGCGCGTCGCGTATTGAGTCGCTCAACCTTTCCGTCAATCACATGGGTGACGTCGGCTTTGCGGCCATTGCGGAGGCTCTTACAAAAACGAACAATAAGCACCTCACCGCGCTTGACCTGGCTTGCAACGATGCCGTCACGGATGCCGCGCGGGAGGCTCTGATGCGGGCGGTGCCCCACATGCGGTATGTGTACTCCCTCGACCTGACCTCGTGCAACTTGTCGGACGACAATGCCAAGGCGCTCACGGAGGCGATCCGTAGCAGCCGCACCAGTGTCGGGACGGTGGAGTGGTACAACAACCCGCGCATCAAGCTGCCGACGGAGAAGGCGCTGCACGAGGCTATCGAGGCGAAggccgctgcgcgctgctccCTCAAAGGCGACAGCCCCGTTGTCTTGTACGCCGGTGTAGCGCTCACAGCCGCTATGGTGATTTCCTCTATCATtatgcggcggcggcagaacTCGTAG